The Venturia canescens isolate UGA chromosome 4, ASM1945775v1, whole genome shotgun sequence genomic interval TAAGCTTTTTTTGCCGTTTATTTTGCTCTCAACACTCAGCCCTCGGCACACAATCTTTCGTCTatttatttatagaaaaaCGCAATTTTTCTTCGGTTCACAAAGCTATGATTGAATGATGGAATGATGAATCGATCGATTCGTTGGCACGAGGAGaaaataatatacaatttGAAAGAACCTATATCGGGACGCGAACGAATGATTCGAGTATATGGCGGGGCTTCTTCAGGGTCTATCCGAGGTGGAGGTTCCTAACATAGAATAatatacaataaaaataatttaaaaatacaaaaaaaagaggagaTTTTAAAAACATGCGAATAAAGTGAATTAATGAGACAAGTTGCAATATTATTCCAATGCTTTTTATGATCAGGATAGCGTTcgatattatgaaaaaaaaataaaataaaaaacgataacCGATCAGTACACAAACACGATCTTCGAAAGGCCTTAGTTTACATACTAGAGCTCGACtattattatataaaaaaaggaaacaaaaaaaatgaaaaaaaaaaatataaatatatatataaacgacGAATTGTAAGTGGCGGGAAATGTGCGGAATGTTCCAGAGGATGCCTCGGCCTCTTCTGCAACGCCGTTTCTTAACGTACACACGAAAAAGAACACTCACACATGGACACGCGCGCGTGTGCACACAGACATAAACAagctatatttttatttttctcacaaaatacttcttcttttcctctttatctatctatctatcaatctctctctctcttctattTATTCTCCCAACATTTAACGAATTAATTTCGAGCATGTTTTTCCGTTTACGAGAATTAACGTGCGTACATACTATTTATGAGGCCAACTAGttaagaaatgaaaaacgaagaaaaaataataatgcaaAAAACCGCGAAgagagacaaaaaataaagaagaaagaatCAACGGAAAgccaacaaacaaaaaccaacaGCAACTATTCTGTTCAAGTGCCTTGTCTATTTTCTTCGAGACAGCTCATTTCAATTGTTGGAGGAatgtgaataatgaaaatgaaacaaaaaagatgaaaaaaaagaagaagggaaagaaaaacggaagaaaaaaaaagcaaacggttatgtatatgaaaaatatcgataataATTATGTACTCGTGTATGGAATTTCGCGAATGAGATAACGAGATGAAGAGATAAAATTCGAGCTGATGaacacgacgaaaaaaaaacgcaaccATGAAATTCAAGGGTGTGAAATTTATATGAAATAAGCGCTGATAATTTTGCCAGAACGTTCTAACGCGAGAACACACCGTTGAATTACAATAGTAAATAATATCGAACGGTATACAGaagaaattgcaaaaaaaaaagaaattaagagaagaataaaactaaaaattcaCTTATATTTTTTAGATTTACAGCCATTTTTATAAGCCTACTTGGATACGATCGACCTATACGTGTGTTATCTTTTATCTCCTCATAATTAATTGTACTACGTTTGAAACgtcgtttcattcgattgtggttaaaaacaaataaatgaaacaaaaggaAAGAGAGGACAAATAAAGAATTGCTCGTAACAATGAAATTCGTACGATTATGTCACATAATTcgccaaaaaaaatgaaaacaaagaaaaacacgtgaacgaaaaattataaatatatattatatatacatatacatatataaatgaaaCTTCGTTTTCGGCCATCGAATATCGTAAAAGGAAGCTCTGCATGAACATAATATCATTTTATAATTGATTTATAGGGGGATATTATATTATAGCTAGTGTAATTTATAATTATACTACTATTGTAAACACATAATAAGCGAATATGAATTGTTTTCTTTCGCTATAAAACGTCAACAACAAGAACAAAAGTGAAAATCTTTAATAGCATAATACCACACACATAAGTAAATGAAATGTTGTTAACCAATGACTTTTGTTTGTTTCGATTTATTTACTATAATCCACCTTCTTCCTATTcactgaaaaaattccatcaatcgtctctgcaattttttttttcaaaataatcggaaaatttatataaaatatCTTATACCCTGTTATCGATTATCTTTCAGatataagaaaaaattaatttttaatttatttgtacAGCAAAGTCATGACCATAtccgatattttttatttaagctAAAATGTCAGTAAAAAGAAACacaaaacgaaattgaagtaGTATTTGATCACGGAACCAAAGCTGAGTGTTAATTTCTTCAGAGCTCCTCGATGTGATTAGAATATTTCTCAGAAAGCATGGATTTCAAATTCAAGATCGACTGTAATTGCTTAACGAAACCGTCGTTTGGTCGGATGCAAGTTCTCAGAGATTTCACCCTTTCATAAGCTTCCtcgtatttgaaattttctgttGCCATCAAATAAGCAATAACAATTGTCGCCGAGCGAGAAACACCTGCGTTACAATGTACTAAAATATTATCTCTCTTGCATTCGTGTATTATTCTCAGACACTCTGGGATCACTGTGGATATCTCAAATTCTggtaaatcaagaaaatccaCGAAATGATATTTGATTCCGTCTAGCTCAACGGGAACTTTTATTCCGAGACTGAGAACGTGACGTATGCAATGATTCTTCAATGATTCCTCGTTCGTCACAGGATCCTGAGAACTCAGAAATAATCCTTCCGTGATTCGTGCTATTTGCATGTCTGGTTTCTCATCCACTACGAAAGGCAAACGTTTCTCCTTCAATTTACGTTCAACACCATCATATATTTCATATCTCTCGCCTGCTTCATTTGTTAATATTGTAGTCGTtgcttttaacttttttttcctcgcctcAATTTGACTTAGAAGGTCCATTGttcgaaatgcaattttttcaaattagttTATGCTGAAAGCTTGGTTCTCAATTTAAACGATTAAAGAGATTGTCACTCAGATGTTCCGAAAACCACGGTTATTTGAAATGATCgtgtattttgtttattcgtcgtagagaatatattttctttcgttaaaaaaaaacagtaatcTAATGACGTATTCGACTGGTTGCTAATTCTACGCGATCGTACGTCACTTCTTTGAGGTAAAGTCCATGAGGCGGTGCGACTGGCATAGTGGCTGTCCAACTCTGACTGGATGGAACATGCAGCATAATGTTTATGTCCCTTTCTGTTAAACTTCCAAATCCGATGCCTGCCAAGGCTCCCACGATTCGACGGAcctaataattttttgttcattcacCGAGTTTAATAAGAATTCTTTCCATAATGACTCATCATTatattgatttaaaaaaatatcattccgACAGATCGTCAATGGATGGTTATTGTAGGTCGTTGAAGACTCGGGTGATTTTTTTGCTCCATTTCTCAGTGTGTTTgtgatagaaaataaaatatttatttaaattttttcgtaatcTTTGAGGTATCAATCGACTTTCTCGCTTATggtcgatgaattttcaactttttatgcTTACCTGATTGTAAAGAAAAGCTCTTGCATTGCAGACGATATTccaataatgaaaattcttagACAGCGGATCCATCAACATGAGTGGCTCTCCGTCTTCGATCTTTAGTATGTTCAAACTTCTTTCGTATCGCAGCTCGCGCCCTGTTCGATTTTTACCCGAAAAAGTCTCAAAGTTCTTTCTACCCATAAACAAGCGCGTTGCTGCTTTTACCTTTTCTATGTCAAATTTGGTATCACTGCATACAAAATAGActctcattgaatttttttcgtaccaaAATTGGCTTTGATTGACAAGAAACATTGTAATATTtggaattttatttccaataattccaatttattgaaatgaatactTTAAATGTTCAAACTGTAGAGTAATGATTACCTTAAATTCCATGTACGTCCCAGTTCTGCTATGGGTAGTTTCAGTTCGTGTTGGCTTTTTGGGCACATAAGCCTATAAACGTAGGTACGAGACTGAGCTCCAAATCTGACGTGGAAAGTATCTTTTATCGGAAAGAAAGAAGTTATTCTGaatagtaaaagaaaaaaaaagataataaaaatttggaaaaacagGTTCCAAACAATATTATATCGCagtgtttttattcatttgtcAGTAGTTGAAAGGTTTTTACCTAATTTCATGTCCGCAATGGGTTAAATATCGATTCAAGGTTTTTAGAGTTGACTCAGTCTCATAAAATGGTTCATGTGGATTTTCCAATTCCACATGAGCTGTGGAGCATAAAGCATGAACCCCTGCATCTGTTCtgtagagttttttttacaatggtAGTAATGCTCATTGTACAGTACAAAGTTAAATGTCAAACCTTTTCCTAACAATGATAACACTTCAGGAAATTCAGAACAGAAAATCATCCAACAGCACTTGGCGATGTcaaatttttggtaaaaagaTCTATTATTTCAGACTTTTatattttggaattttaaaaaatgcatcAATACGATCTATGCAATTATTGGTTGTCAGTTGCCATGAACACTCACTGAATTATCATGATTGGTAAACACacaaaagatttgaaaattttctccaGGTTCCCCTTCAATTTACATAATTTAATTACCTGCTCGACAAGGTCAATTTTGGTCTGATCAAACTTCGTGGATAAAGAGTCAACAATCCAGCCTCAATAGCACCCTGAATAGAATCAACATCTAACAGAGATTCTGATCCTGATTGTCGTTGAGCACCTCTGGAAATAGAAATGTTTATTCGCTCAATGACAatgagaaataagaaaataaataacacAAAGCAACAGCTTTAATAACTTTAATTGATTTGATTTGATTTCAATAACtttattgattttaaaaatttttttaaattgtaaacacaaaatttcaatattttcccaAGTTGTTGAAAATATCACGcgaatggaatttttgaaagtatTAATTAAACAAAATCGTGATAACCCACCAAGAAACAAtggtgtttaaaaaatttttcaactataATGTATGGGTCTATTTATTCGGAGCACTCAGCACCATTTGTACCTGTAACGAGATCCGATGTAAGACATGTATATCATATAACGaaccattattatttttctgtttgttTTTCTGGCAAAATAATCTACGAACACTTtgcttttcgtttattatattttataaacaaTGCGGCATTTAACTTGTAACTCGTCGTCTGCACACTTTCAGCACGATGTTTTTCGAAACGTGACTGTGAGAAATCACAAGCTGTGTCATCTGTAGTCCATTTTTTGAATTAGAATGTTGTGCCGATGTTTTAGGATAGTACTctgaaaatgaataagaaCCGTGCGCAATATAGGGACGagtgaatattttcaattttttcaaaaataaaaaaggcaaTTTCGTGTAAACTTTATTGCTGccgtttttaaaaaatacagataatTGAAATCCTCCGAACTGCAAACTCGTGATTTTTCTAGAAACCAAGATATTTTGTTGCAAATTTTCGAACACTTTGCCTACTACaaatattcgataaaaaataataaaatatcgcAATGATCCCCTCGCACCCCGCGAATACGAAGAATAATCAACTTTATTGTATTTCGATGTGCAATCAGTctagaatttgagaattcgttGATCATAATTCCGTatgttcagtttttttttgtggatttaATGATTCGTCGATTTCTGCAAACCATTTTTCGTAAACTTCGTAAGGATCAAGCATCCAAAATTTGTGGAAGGATACTGGTTCCTGCGAGGCCAAATAACCTGTCGCATAATCCAAAGGTCGAGCCTAGAGGAAAAATAGTACCGTTTTTATTGTAATACAACATTGTCTTTCCCTTGCTTTGTAATCTTtgcttatttttatatttttgctcCGAAATTCTTACTTGATGAAAAAGTGGTGAATGAACAGGGGGTACATCGATTAGATTGAGACAATATCCAAAAATATACATATCATCAGGTGCTGTTGGTGATGGACAGTCGCACATTCTCGTTTCAATGATCTTTCGAACCAACGGTTTTGAGAGAACAATTCCAGCTCCACCGGTCAAATAATCGTAACCCGAGTTCGTACTGTTTCGTACTCGAAATCCGTAGCGCTCGCCCATGGCAATCAAATTCGAAGGATTGTAACAAGTCAACAATCGCGTCAAGCGagccatgctaaaaaaaatcatcgtttaGAAAAAAAGTCGTATTTCTCATTGTGTTATTCTCATTGTGTTTTTGATTCTATGGAAGAAAACAAACTCAAACAATTTCTCACTGCTGAAAAAACCCAATCTTTTTGTTCAGTTTGAGGAGTTaaggaaaattcaaatattttttaaaactcgccTTAAGATCGTGTCATCGTCAACAATTATTAACCAgtcgatattt includes:
- the LOC122409065 gene encoding dual specificity protein phosphatase 19-like — its product is MDLLSQIEARKKKLKATTTILTNEAGERYEIYDGVERKLKEKRLPFVVDEKPDMQIARITEGLFLSSQDPVTNEESLKNHCIRHVLSLGIKVPVELDGIKYHFVDFLDLPEFEISTVIPECLRIIHECKRDNILVHCNAGVSRSATIVIAYLMATENFKYEEAYERVKSLRTCIRPNDGFVKQLQSILNLKSMLSEKYSNHIEEL
- the LOC122409063 gene encoding tRNA pseudouridine synthase-like 1; translated protein: MVRYMIYMSYIGSRYRGAQRQSGSESLLDVDSIQGAIEAGLLTLYPRSLIRPKLTLSSRTDAGVHALCSTAHVELENPHEPFYETESTLKTLNRYLTHCGHEIRITSFFPIKDTFHVRFGAQSRTYVYRLMCPKSQHELKLPIAELGRTWNLSDTKFDIEKVKAATRLFMGRKNFETFSGKNRTGRELRYERSLNILKIEDGEPLMLMDPLSKNFHYWNIVCNARAFLYNQVRRIVGALAGIGFGSLTERDINIMLHVPSSQSWTATMPVAPPHGLYLKEVTYDRVELATSRIRH